Proteins from a genomic interval of Arvicola amphibius chromosome 17, mArvAmp1.2, whole genome shotgun sequence:
- the LOC119803703 gene encoding olfactory receptor 10P1-like, which yields MAEENQTASSEFLLLGFSDLRAFQKPLFWLVLLVYLLTLLGNSVIIFLTQASPGLRSPMYFFLRHLSVVEFLYTTDIVPRTLADLTTSHPQTISFWGCAAQMYFFIVLGISECCLLTAMAYDRYAAICQPLHYSTLMNPRACAAMVGTSWIMGIITATTHSSLIFTLPFPRRPIIPHFLCDILPVLRLASAGKHRSEISVMTATVVFIMIPFSLIVTSYARILRAILAMASTRSRHKVFSTCSSHLLVVSLFFGTASITYIRPQAGSSVTTDRILSLFYTVVTPMLNPIIYTLRNKEVTGALKHMLRRWVP from the coding sequence ATGGCTGAGGAAAACCAAACTGCGTCATCTGAGTTCCTCCTACTGGGGTTCTCTGACCTCAGAGCCTTTCAAAAGCCACTGTTCTGGTTGGTGCTTCTGGTCTACCTATTAACTCTGCTGGGGAACTCAGTGATCATCTTTCTTACACAAGCTAGCCCTGGGCTGCGTTcgcccatgtacttcttcctgcgCCATCTCTCCGTAGTGGAGTTTCTCTATACCACCGACATTGTGCCCAGAACCCTGGCTGATCTGACCACTTCTCACCCCCAGACCATTTCCTTCTGGGGCTGTGCAGCCCAGATGTATTTCTTCATCGTCCTGGGCATCTCAGAGTGCTGCCTGCTCACcgccatggcctatgaccgttaTGCCGCCATCTGTCAGCCTCTACACTACTCCACCCTAATGAACCCGCGGGCCTGTGCAGCCATGGTGGGAACCTCATGGATCATGGGCATCATCACAGCTACTACTCACTCCTCCCTCATCTTCACTCTGCCTTTCCCCAGACGCCCCATCATCCCACACTTCCTCTGTGACATCCTCCCGGTACTGAGGCTGGCAAGTGCTGGGAAGCACAGGAGCGAAATCTCTGTGATGACAGCCACGGTGGTCTTCATCATGATTCCCTTCTCTCTGATAGTCACTTCTTACGCCCGCATCCTGAGAGCCATCCTGGCAATGGCTTCCACCCGGAGCCGCCACAAGGTCTTCTCTACCTGCTCCTCCCACTTGCTTGTGGTCTCCCTCTTCTTTGGGACGGCCAGTATCACATACATCAGGCCCCAAGCCGGCTCTTCTGTCACCACAGACCGAATCCTTAGTCTCTTCTACACGGTTGTCACACCCATGCTGAATCCCATCATCTACACCCTCCGTAACAAGGAGGTAACAGGAGCCTTAAAACACATGCTGAGGAGGTGGGTTCCCTAA